The following proteins are encoded in a genomic region of Triticum dicoccoides isolate Atlit2015 ecotype Zavitan chromosome 1B, WEW_v2.0, whole genome shotgun sequence:
- the LOC119311829 gene encoding uncharacterized protein LOC119311829: MASACVLRGTVLVLCVLLVLSSASAAASRQIGNGREATAPAAMAMDAGGRFVRNVLREEMVKADGQGDIGQSKRTSPGGPDPQHH; this comes from the coding sequence ATGGCCAGTGCTTGCGTGCTCCGTGGTACGGTGCTTGTGTTGTGCGTCCTCCTGGTTCTCTCGTCCGCATCTGCCGCGGCTAGCCGGCAGATAGGTAATGGGAGAGAGGCCACGGCGCCGGCGGCGATGGCAATGGATGCAGGAGGGCGCTTCGTCAGGAATGTGCTGCGGGAGGAGATGGTTAAGGCGGACGGCCAGGGCGACATTGGGCAGTCTAAGAGGACCAGCCCCGGCGGCCCAGACCCGCAGCATCATTAG